The genomic stretch GCGCGGTCGCGCCTCGGTCGAAGAGATCCGCAAGGATCGCGAAGCCATCGTCGTCACCGAACTGCCGTTCCAGGTCAACAAACAGACCCTGATCGAACGCATCGCCGAAATGGTGCGCGAAAAGCGTCTGGAAGGCATCTCCGACGTCCGCGACGAATCCGACCGCCAGGGCATGCGGATCGTCATCGAGCTGAAGCGCGACGCCTCCGGCGACGTCATCCTGAACCAGCTGTGGCGCTACACCGCGATGCAGAGCTCGTTCGGCGTCAACATGCTGGCGCTGAACCACGGCCGGCCTGAACAGATGGGCCTGCGCGACCTGTTGCAGATCTTCCTCGACTTCCGCGAGGAAGTGGTGGTCCGCCGCGTCAAGTTCGAGCTGAACAAGGCCCGCGACCGCGGCCACGTCCTGGTCGGTCTGGCCGTCGCCGTCGCCAATATCGACGAGGTCATCCACATCATCCGCTCTTCGGCCGATCCGACCGAGGCGCGCGAACGTTTGCAGGCCAAGCCCTGGCCCGTCGGCGATATGATGGCCCTGGTCGAGCTGATCGCCGACCCCCGCAGCGTCGTCATCAATGGCGACAGCCTGCAACTGACCGACGAGCAGGCCCGCGCCATCCTGGCCCTGACCCTGTCGCGCCTGACCGGCCTGGGCCGTGACGACATCTTCGGCGAGGCGAACGGCCTGGCCGACACCATTCAGGGCCACCTGACCATCCTGTCGGACCGCAAGAACGTCCTGGCCATCATTCGCGACGACCTGATCGACGTGAAGGACAAGTTCGCCGTGCCGCGTCGCACCCTGATCGGGGAAGGCGACGGCGAGATGGAGGACGAGGACCTGATCCCGCGCGAGGACATGGTCGTCACCGTCACCCACGGCGGCTACGTCAAGCGCGTCGCCCTGAACGCCTATCGGACCCAGCACCGCGGCGGCAAGGGCAAGTCCGGCATGACGATGAAGGACGAGGACGCCATCACCGGCGTGTTCAGCGCCTCGACCCACACCCCGGTCCTGTTCTTCGCCACCAATGGCAAGGCCTACAAGCTGAAGACCTGGCGCCTGCCGCTGGGCAATCCGCAGTCGCGCGGCAAGGCCTTCGTCAACCTGCTGCCCATCGAGCCGGGCGACAGCATCATGAACGTCCTGCCCCTGCCCGAGGACGAGACCACCTGGGGCGACTACGACATCATGTTCGCCACCAGCTCGGGCGACGTGCGCCGCAACAAGCTGTCGGACTTCGCCACGGTCAACCGCGCCGGCAAGATCGCCATGAAGCTGGAAGGCGAAGACCGCATGGTCGGCGTCGGCCTGTGCACCGCCGACGACGACGTGCTGCTGACCACGGCGCTTGGCCGGGCGATCCGGTTCAAGGCCGACGACGTGCGCGTGTTCAAGGGCCGGGATTCGACCGGCGTCCGGGGCGTGCGCCTGCAAGACGGCGACGAGGTCATCTCCATGGCCATCCTGGGCCGCGTCGATGCGACGCCGGAAGAACGCTCGGCCTACGTCAAACACGCCAACGCCATGCGCAAGGCCCTGGCCGGCGCGGAGGCGGAAGAGGATGTTGCGGCTCCGGCTGAAGCCGAAGACGAGGTCGCTGACGCCGCCCTGACCGTCGAACGGATCGCCGAACTGGGCGCCGCCGAACAGTTCATCCTGACGGTCACAGAGACCGGCTTCGGCAAGCGGTCCTCGGCCTACGAGTATCGTCGCACCGGTCGCGGCGGCCAGGGCCTGACGGCTCACGGCCTGGGCGGTCGCGCGGGCACGCGCCTTGCCGCAGCCTTCCCGGTCGAGGAGACGGACGACCTGCTGTTGGTCACCTCGGGCGGACAAATGATCCGCACGCGGATGGATCAGGTCCGCATCGTCGGCCGCTCCAGCCAGGGCGTCACCATCTTCCGCACCGGCAAGGACGAAAAGGTCGTCTCGGTCGAACGCCTGCCGGAAAGCGGCGGCGCGGATGAGGCGGACGTCGCGAGTGAAGAGGGCGAAGCCTAAAACCAAGACCCTCTCCCAGCGGGAGAGGGCTTGAGCGCACGGCGGCGAAGCCGTCGTCCTTGCGCGAAAGGGTGAGGGGCAGGTGGTGCGAGCTAGCCCACCGGCGGTCCCTCATCCGGCCCTTCGGGCCACCTTCTCCCCACGGGAGAAGGAAGGAGGAGAGGGGAGCGGCCATGACGTCTGACATCCTGATCAACGGCGAACCCGCCAGCCCTGACGACCTGGCCCACCAAGCCCTGGTCAACTACGGCGCCTACACCTCCTTCCGCGTCGAGCACGGCGCGGTCCGGGGGCTGGACCTGCATCTCGCCCGCCTGGGCCAGGCCGCCGTCGAACTGTTCGGCGAAAGCCCCGGCGAGGCTGAGTTCCGGCGTCTGTTGGCGCGCGCTGTTGAGGGACGTGACAAGGCCTGGATGCGCGTCAGCCT from Brevundimonas sp. SL130 encodes the following:
- the gyrA gene encoding DNA gyrase subunit A, translating into MTDDNYENAATPIVPGGGGSDISTITIEDELKRSYLDYAMSVIVSRALPDARDGLKPVHRRILYSMHDLNMTPERSYSKCARVVGDVLGRFHPHGDASVYMALVRMAQPFSMGLMLVDGQGNFGSVDGDMPASMRYTEAKMAPAAVALMADIDKDTVDFQPNYDEKELEPVVLPARIPNLLVNGAGGIAVGMATNIPPHNLGEVVDAALALLDDPNISDDALLDIVPGPDFPTGGEIMGRTAPRNALRDGRGSVIVRGRASVEEIRKDREAIVVTELPFQVNKQTLIERIAEMVREKRLEGISDVRDESDRQGMRIVIELKRDASGDVILNQLWRYTAMQSSFGVNMLALNHGRPEQMGLRDLLQIFLDFREEVVVRRVKFELNKARDRGHVLVGLAVAVANIDEVIHIIRSSADPTEARERLQAKPWPVGDMMALVELIADPRSVVINGDSLQLTDEQARAILALTLSRLTGLGRDDIFGEANGLADTIQGHLTILSDRKNVLAIIRDDLIDVKDKFAVPRRTLIGEGDGEMEDEDLIPREDMVVTVTHGGYVKRVALNAYRTQHRGGKGKSGMTMKDEDAITGVFSASTHTPVLFFATNGKAYKLKTWRLPLGNPQSRGKAFVNLLPIEPGDSIMNVLPLPEDETTWGDYDIMFATSSGDVRRNKLSDFATVNRAGKIAMKLEGEDRMVGVGLCTADDDVLLTTALGRAIRFKADDVRVFKGRDSTGVRGVRLQDGDEVISMAILGRVDATPEERSAYVKHANAMRKALAGAEAEEDVAAPAEAEDEVADAALTVERIAELGAAEQFILTVTETGFGKRSSAYEYRRTGRGGQGLTAHGLGGRAGTRLAAAFPVEETDDLLLVTSGGQMIRTRMDQVRIVGRSSQGVTIFRTGKDEKVVSVERLPESGGADEADVASEEGEA